From the genome of Tripterygium wilfordii isolate XIE 37 chromosome 6, ASM1340144v1, whole genome shotgun sequence:
TGTAAGGTGGAGATACTAAATCGACCTTCTAAAACTAAGGGACATGAGTAAGGATTATAGCTTGCTGTTGGGAGTGGGCGTTAGGGAGGTTCTGGACGTGTTTAGACTTTATCGGATTAATATAACTCAATCGAGTCAGATATAAGCAAAGTTTCATTACTTCTCACCCAACCAATACATTTCCTGAGCCTAGAACAAATGGCGGTGACTTAAAgaacaacaaatcaaacaattatGTGTTCTCATTATCTGCTATAAAGAACAAATgaataaacaaatcaaacaatttcTCTAACTATTACCCATAGTTTACGCCCgttgatcatcatcatctggtTTAGACCAAAGTGGAGCAGGTTGAGGATACAGGGTCAAACAGAGCAGGAAGCAAATACTTCCTTCCATTAACACCATATGCATTATAGCTTGCACCACTCGTTTGATCCACCAACAATTCACCAGCATAGCCAGGATAAGACCCTTTTCCATAAATACCAGGACAAGCCGATGCAGCCTCGAGTGGAGCCTCTTTTGGTCCCTGGAAGAACCCATTTCCAAATGGGTTCGTAGCAGTCCCAGCCAGAAGACTAGCCAAATTCATCACCATACCTTCCATGCCCACATCATTGTTTGGAGCAATCAATGGTGGGCTTTGTGGACCGTAAATGGGCTGGTGAAAAGGCCACGCGCATTGGCCTGGACACTGAGTTTCCGAGTTCCCAACCCAAATGTAAGCAAACTTGGATCTCTTAGCTTGAGAGCCGCCCATGGACGACCCATGTGTCCCGCATCTGCTGGAGCAAAACCCGTCAACAGTTACATCCGATGCCGTTAAAACGACATTGATGGCATCTTTCTGCGATCCCTTTGATGCAATCTGCacaattttctgggttgtgaGGGATTTGCCCAAAGAGTAGTTCTCATCAAGAAGTTGTTTATCCAATGAAAATGACAGAGAATTAGGAGTCTTGGCGATGTGGTAGTATTTGTCAGTGGTTTTCCACCAGGTGGAAACAGAGGGTTGGTTTGTTGTGGTGGGATGGGTGGAAGAAACGGCGGTGATGAAATCAGAGACGATTGCACGTTGAGAAGGCTTGAACTTGCCGTACCAGATCAAGTTGATTGAGATTTTGCCAGTAAGAAGAGGACCATTGTGGTATTGAAAGATTGAAGAAGGGTCTTGGTCTTGGGTGAGTCTCCTCGCTGCAGAGGAGAAATGAAACAGAGAGATGAGAATAACTAAATGGAACGGAAGCAGAGAGTAGGCAAAAGAGGCCATTGATGTAATCTGAAAGAACTCAAATTCAACACTAAAGTTTGATGAATTTGTTATTGAGATTGGGAGTGAAGAAGAAGTGATTTAAAGGACCATATATATAGGATTTCGCTCAGACTTGAAAGAAACTACACGGAAATAGCTCTAGAGTGCCTGTTTGTCAATTGTTTGTTAAATTGCCAGAGAGTAAACGCGTTGTTATTTTGCGATGGACTACTAAACActttatagggtttggccagCTAAGGACTAGAAGACAAAAAGACgtgaaagaaaaacacaaaatttagtGCATTCTGGTTGCGGAGGTGGTACTTTGGGAAGGAAACCGAAAGGGCGTGTTCGGTCATGGAAAACGGAATTATATGTTGTTAGTGTCCCAAATCTTGAGGTTGGAATTATGGTGGAGGAATTTCCAGCTGTAGTATGTTGGATTTGTCAAAATTTAGACCATGTAATCTGTCTGTCTGAAGCCAATACTTGGTCACGTGTTGAATTTTATCCCAATTTACCCTGTGTTATCggttaaaatatttttgtacGCGTAAGCTTCATGATCCAAGTTTAGGTTCATATTAAATGTTCAAAAAGCAATGTCAACAAGTCTTTCAAGCAATATCAATTATCGATATATTCTAAGATAAAAAATCTCGCATATAAATTTACTGCAGATAAATTTATCTATAgtgtatataatttatctgtaatgtatataatttatttacagTATTACCATATTTGCaatgaataaaaattatttatttgcaAAACACATAATTTACCTGCAGTGCAAAAAACTATTTATCTACGGTGCATAAAAACTATCTATCTACAAAAGCGTATAATTTATTTGCAATGTAAATTTGgtgcaaataaatttcaatataaacaaaccataacaaaatcaaacatataaagtaaataaacaaactaatgcatataaatttagtATAGATAAATTTCAGTATATACTAAccataacaaaaccacaacagataatgcagataaatttgTCTATACGATTCACAGTTTGATGAGTAAACTTTGGGCATTGATTTGACATCTAAAACGTCGaagttttcaaaaatatattagacacAATTCTTTGGGTCTTAGAGTCTTCTTTTGAATGCCTTAAAAATCATCTTAATCGGagctcaaacgagtgagttatgactgtcCGAACACATTGACTTTAAAAACACAACTCATATACATAAACTTTGAGTCTCGATTTGACTGCTAACATATTCGGATATCCAAATATGTATTATACAAAATTATGTGGTTCTTAGAGTTGTTTTTCCAACGTCACAAAAATAATCTCAATCGAAGTTCAAACGAGTgagtgagttatgactgtcCGAACACATTGATGTCAAAAACACAACTCCGACGCGCAAACCTTAAGCCTCGATTTTGACatttaaaatgttcaaatctcaaaaaaatattaaacacaATGATATGGATGTTCGAGTCTTCtctaaaacacaataaaaaattGTCTCAATCGAAGCTTAAACGAGTGATTTATGACGGTCCGAAACACACTATGACGTGGACGTCATTGCGAATAAGTTTCTGGACTGTTTGGAGTGTCGAAAGGTCAAGAAACAAAATTCGGTTTAGTGGTTTAACGGTAAATCTAAAGGTggccgtaacttttgatccgttTGGAGTTATAAGGCCCATAATATCTTTCTAAGGACTGAACTGAAATTCAGCTATGGCGACTAGGATGAAACCCGGTTGAAGAGTACTAATCAAGGCCAGAAAACGACGTTTTCCTTATTTATGGAggtgttttagtttcttttggttTCTCTTATTTGTTTCCAAGTAGTAAACGGTTTTCTAGACTTATTAGGGtttcttattcatatatatatatatatgtcgttaGAAGGGTTTTGTTGGGACAGTTATTACTTTGCCTTCAATAAGAATTTTGATTTTCCTAAACTCTTTGAGTTTTTGACTTCCAGTTGCGTCACACTGATAGAAAAAACACAACTCTGATGCGTAAAATTTGGGCCtcgatttgacctttaaaattttgaaatatcaaAAAGCGTATTAGACACAATTTTATGGGCTTTTAAGTCTTATTTCGAATGCCACAAAAATGGTCTCAATCAGATCTCAAATGAGTGAGTAATGTCTGTCCAATCGCACTGACATTAGAAAAGAtatttaattgttgaaattataAGTTAAACAAGAGTGAAGGGTAGTACGGtcaataaaaaagatattttaaataatttttcttaATGGAATAAGTATTATCCACTTATGGATTGTGTGAGTTTGAGAAAACTTCGAGTATATCtactaaaataaattttgatttgaGAGGCGTATTGATAATTAACCTTAATATTTTATGAAGATatacttctttttttgaaaaatgacttACATAGCGTAAATTTATAAATCATACTTACTAAATTATTACCTAAGAATTATCCAattttataaatcataaattaCAAATCAATTTGGATTTACGAGCTGAGAAACGATTATCTgatcatttatgaaaaataaaaaatataaaaagttaaATGATAAATGAGTATCTGATCGTAATAGTACTTTCAGTAGCGTCTGTAGATAGGATAtgtcatttatgaaaaatataaaaagttaaATGATAAATGAGTATCCGATCGTAATAGTACTTTCAGCAGCTTTTGTAGATAGGATATGTATCCTATTTTACagaagaaaatatgaagaaaaaaacagtgaaaaaaaCCTTCACAGAAGATCCTATATAATAGAGGATATGTATCGATAAATTTCAGTACTACTACAATGATCCACTAAAAATCACGAAAACATTATATGTCATTGAGAGACTGAATTTTCTTGGAGGGAAGTTGGAACTTGTAAGGTGGAGATACTAAATGGACCTTTTGGGACAGGAGCAAGGATTATAGCTTGTTGTTGGGAGTGGGCGTTAGCGAGGTTCTCGATGTGTGAAGACTTTATCGGATTAGCATAACTTAATCGAGTGAGATATAAGCAAAGACCCCTTACTTCTCACACAACCAATACATTTCATGAGCCTGAGAACAAATGGCCATGACctaagaacaacaaatctgTGTGGGTCCATGGCCCAAAACGGACAACATCCACGAGTGCAGAGGAATGTTATGATTTTATCTTACATTGTATTGACATACCCACTCGAGTGACAAATAAGCAAGTGTTCAGTCCCTCTCACACAACCAATTCCTTTTTTAGGATTAATAACCAATGATCGATGGCCCAAGAAGAACAAAGTCATGCGTAGCTTCGGTACAAAGCAGACAATTTTGATTTGAATGAATTTCCCCCAACACAGCGGAAACGCGAAAAGGGCGATAGGTCGGTGGCCGAGAGATCTCTGATCGTGATGTTGTGGGAGGGGGCGCGAAGGCAGAGGGTTCGCCACATTTGAAGCAAATACCGGTGGAGGAGGAGGTCGGAGAGTCGGACAGTTATCAGGGTGATTGTCAATCTTCCCATTCCATAGTTTGAGGGTTGCTACCTTTGTAGTGCAAGACCAAATGCGGTGATGATGCAGATGGGAGTTGGAATAGGAGTTACTATGGGTCCAAATCAGAAGCCCATGAAGCTTCTCTAGAAGCCAAGCCCAGTCCAAGCTAATAGCAATATATGCAACCTGAAGACTGGTAATAGGGCACTTTGGATGATGCTTGAATTTTCGTTCTCTTTATTACTGTTTAGCTTTCCTTCTGAGAGTGATTCTCGACCTATCTTTCATGAGAGTGAATCTCATCTTCCTGAGAGAGAGTCTCAGTTCTTGGTTGTATTTGAGTTATCTGTCTTGTAATTCCTTTGGAATTGTTatccacacatatatatatcagctGTTAGTTGGACCAATTTCTTTGTGTTGTTGAAAACCCCTACTCTGCTTGCATCAattttggtatcgaagcattAGCGTGTGCTTGCCATGAGTACCACACGCCGCAGCTGGTCATATGACGCAAACAACTTGCACATTGAGCAGCGCCTTGAAGCCCTGGTCCGACGACTGGACCTGTTGTCCGAAAAAGTCGACATTTTATGGGAGCATACTTTTCCTTCTGCCTCTGGTGTTCAAGGTCCATTGCTCCATGAAGATTTTGCGGTGGAGTCCTCCACTCAACTAAAAGGGGGCAGCATTGAGGATGAGCTTTCTTCTCCAAATGAGGGGTTTAGTACACCTTTTGTTGATGGTGAGAAGGACCGTTTGGAAGCTGCATACACTCGAGGTACCACTCTAACAATAGATCACGGTAAAAAGTTTGAATGTTTTAAGTTACCTTTTGAGTTGCTACCAAGTGCACACAGGGTTTTCGACGAATGGCCTCAACTGggtatgaaaccttgtacaattTCCTTTATGTATTATGTGCAATATGAGGGTCAAAGAGGATTCTTACCCCCTACTTTTGATCCTGGTACACAAGCAAAATGCGATATCCCCAAACGTTGGCTGCAATTCATGAGTATACATGTTGAAGGTCTGCACTTGATAATGCCAATTTCAGAATTTTTAACTGCCATGGAAAATGTTGCAGAAAGTATTTCTCGACGAAAGAACTGTCACGCTACGAACCAGTTTCTAGAGGGTGTTCTAGTGCTAATAGTTTGTGAAGTTGCCTCTTCAataggttttcaagtttttaggaCAAAGGACTTAACACAGTTTCTTGGTAGCCGTATTGTTGGGGAGGAAGTAAATTTAGGTGAATTGGGGGTTGAGGTTCTGCAATCTGAcacttattttcattttctatttggtGGAGAATTAATTACAATGACATTGCTGCTTGTGGGAAAATTCGTAAACTTCGCCTATAGTGGGACTTTCGCATTCTCTTATGATTTGTGCTTTGAAGAGATTGGGGATGAAGTTGATGTTACTGTGACTAAGAAGATAGGGGAGGCGGTCGCATTATTTGTTGACAAGATTGGTGTAatttttgctttgctttggACAGAAGCTACAGTCACCAATAGCAAAAACATTCATCAAAGCACCAGTACGGTACTCTGCCATTCTCTTAACAACTTTTTGTGGGTGATATATCCTCTTTCTAGGGAACCTAAGAAAAGAATCCTTGCTGGTGTAAATACTATTTGTGACGGATTTGTTGACTTAAGTTGTGATCTTAAGTTGCAAAGTAATGGGATATCTACTTATGTTGAGTCAAGTACTTCTGGGATTACTAACTTGTCTGTGCCGGCTAAGCCAATATCTTTGGCAGCTGCTTGTAATAGCATTGTGGGTCCTGCTCCAGGCAAAATAGCATTGCTTACAAGTGGTATTAAGAAGTGGACTGCATGTGATCTTAGGAAAGACAAGTTAGCCTTGCATCCatgtgttttctttacttcCGGCTCTGTGTTTTATCAAGTCCTAGTTCTTTGGAACTTTGTTGTTTCTGGAGATGACTTGAACTCTGAGAACATGCTAAACCAACTCCTTATTCTAGCTGTTTTCATAAGGCATGAAGATCCTTGTATGATTGAGTATGGCATGAGTATGCATGGTACCCATCTGTTAGTCAATTTGGCTTTGTTTGATCTATGTTTCGTTGGTCTACTTCACATCTTGGATGAAATGATATCCTATCAATGGGAGCCAGGAGGCAACGTTTGGACTTATGAATATTACACATGTGGGGAACTAATCTCATACCTTGCAAATTATGAGAATTTACATGTCCTGGACGTGAGTCCATGGTCCAACTATCTTTTTGAAGGCAAAAGTGGAAGGCTTGCAACTCTGGAAGCATGTTTTGGTGGCTATGTTAGTGGTCATACTTTCCTTGTGGTTTCTCTAGGGACCACTCATATGGTTGGTTTGTTTGAAAGAATTGATAAATGTGGTGCGTTGGTGTTACCTTGTAGCTGTGAAGAATTCATTCTTGAATTTGATATGTACTTCCGGGAAATGGAAAGTGTTAATACTTTTCTTGAGGGGAGTGAGGCTATTACAACAAATATGTTTATGGTTgttgcttcaccaaaaaggtACTTGGGGTTTGCACAAGTGAGGCGTTGTGTGTACAGTGAAGGCAAGGTGGTGCATCATCATAGAACTCAAGTCTGCCTTCTGGGAGAGAAACATAGCTCTGTTTTAAAACCCAAATGGGTGAATCAAGTTCAAGTTGGTGCTTCTCATAATCTGGTGAAACAAGTCGCGACTGTAAACACATTCCTTTTTGATTTGGGTGGTGGTGTTCTGTTGAGGCCTTGCATTTGTCCGATCGAAGTATGGCTTGGTGAATATCTTGACTATCAATCACCGGAGACGAATGTTTCAAGGGTGGTGGGAAGGGTGCAAATAGGAAGCCCAAGTGGAAGGGCTTGCGCTGTTGTTACTCTTTATGTTAGGAATCCGAGACTGTTGATCAGTAGCGCTCACTTGTGGGCTTCATTCTTTAAGTTTGAGGCTTTTCCTAAAGTGTATGAGAGGATCACTGCAAATGACATTTTCCCAACAATGCTGAGTCAATCGGAGGTACCTATCAAGATTATTGGCCATCATGGCGTGAAACTTGTATGTGAAGTTCTTGATAGTGAGTTTGATGGCATTATGGGTATGTTTCCTCTATCTCTAAAGTTTCTCATTCCTGGAACACTACAATGGGACCCCGGCGGAGTTTGCAGTCCAAATTCGACGGAGTCGAATTCAATTGGGAGGGAGGGAATGATGCAGATGGGAGTTGGAATAGGAGTTGCTATGGGTCCAAGTCAGAAGCCCATGAAGCTTCTCTAGAAGCCAAGCCCAGTCCAAGCTAATAGCAATATATGCAACCTGAAGACTGGTAATAGGGCACTTTGGATGATGCTTGAATTTTCGTTCTCTTTATTACTGTTTAGCTTTCCTTCTGAGAGTGATTCTCGACCTATCTTTCATGAGAGTGAATCTCATCTTCCTGAGAGAGAGTCTCAGTTCTTGGTTGTATTTGAGTTATCTGTCTTGTAATTCCTTTGGAATTGttatccacatatatatatatcagctgTTAGTTGGACCAATTTCTTTGTGCTGTTGAAGACCCCTACTCTGCTTGCATCAGGTGATGACTAGCTTTGATAACAAAGACGGATGGGAACTAGGGAAGATTTGGAAATGACGACACTGCGAGTTGCAGGCTGATCTGAATTCTTAAACATTATATTCATGAAATACAACTACTTAATTGTAAGTATAAAGAAAACAATGTGTTCTCAGTATCCGTTATAGTTATTAAATgaataaacaaatcaaacaattttTCTAACTATTATACATAGTTTATGCACTAGTACGTGGATCATCATCCTCATCTAGGTTAGACCAAAGTGGAGCAGGTGGAGGTTATAGGGTCAAACAGAGCAGGAAGCAAATACTTTCTTCCATTAACCCCATACGCATTATAGCTGGCACCACTGGTTTGATCCACCAACAATTCACCAGCATAGCCAGGATAAGACCCTTTTCCATAAATACCAGGACAAGCCGCTGCAGCCTCTAATGGAGCCTCTTTTGGTCCCTGGAAGAATCCATTCCCAAATGGGTTCGTAGCAGTCCCAGCCAGAAGACTAGCCAAATTCATTACCATGCCTTCCATGCCCACATCATTGTTTGGAGCAATCAATGGTGGGCTTTGTGGGCCGTAAATGGGCTGGTGAAAAGGCCACGCGCATTGGCCTGGACACTGAGTCTCCGAGTTCCCAACCCAAATGTAAGCAAACTTGGATCTCTTAGCTTGAGAGCCGCCCATGGACGACCCATGTGTCCCGCATCTGCTGGAGCAAAACCCGTCAACGGATACATCCGATGCCGTCAAAACGACATTGATGGCATCTTTCTGTGATCCCTTTGATGCAATCTGTacaattttctgggttgtgaGGGATTTGCCCAGAGAGTAGTTTTCATCAAGAATTTGTTTATCCAATGAAAACGATAGAGAATTAGGAGTCTTGGCGATGTGGTAGTATTTGTCAGTGGTTTTCCACCAGGTGGAAACAGAGGGTTGGTTTGTTGTGGTGGGATGGGTGGAAGAAACTGCGGTGATGAAATCAGAGACGATTGCACGTTGAGAAGGCTTGAACTTGCCGTACCAGATCAAGTTGATCGAGATTTTGCCAGTAAGAAGAGGACCATTGTGGTATTGAAAGATTGAAGAAGGGTCTTGGTCTTGGGTGAGTCTCCTCGCTGCAATGGAGAAATGAAACAGAGAGATGACAATCACTAATTGGAAGAGAAGCAGAGAGTAGGCAAAAGAGGCCATTGATGTGATTTGAAAGAACTCAAATTCAACACTAAAGTTTGATGAATTTGTTATTGAGATTGGGAGTGAAGAAGAAGTGATTTAAAAGACCATATATATAGGATTTCGCTCGGACTTGAAAGAAACTACACGGAAATAGCTCTAGAGTGTGCCTGTTTGTCAACTGTTTGTTAAATTGCCAGAGAGTAAACGCGTTGTTATTTTGCGATGGACTACTAAACACTTTATAGTGTTTGGCCAGCTAATGATTGAAAGACAAAAAGACgtgaaagaaaaacacaaaatttctgTGCCTTGTTGGTTGTGGAGGTGGTACTTTTGGAAGGAAAGCGAGAGAGCGTGTTCGGTCATGGAAAATGGAATTATGTTGTCAACGTCCCAAATCCTGAGGTTGGAATTATGGTGGAGGGATTTCCAGTTGTAGTATGTTGGACTTGTCAAAATTCAAACCATGTAATCTGTCTCTATGAAGCCAATTGTATGGAGTCG
Proteins encoded in this window:
- the LOC119999622 gene encoding protein PHOSPHATE-INDUCED 1-like — encoded protein: MASFAYSLLPFHLVILISLFHFSSAARRLTQDQDPSSIFQYHNGPLLTGKISINLIWYGKFKPSQRAIVSDFITAVSSTHPTTTNQPSVSTWWKTTDKYYHIAKTPNSLSFSLDKQLLDENYSLGKSLTTQKIVQIASKGSQKDAINVVLTASDVTVDGFCSSRCGTHGSSMGGSQAKRSKFAYIWVGNSETQCPGQCAWPFHQPIYGPQSPPLIAPNNDVGMEGMVMNLASLLAGTATNPFGNGFFQGPKEAPLEAASACPGIYGKGSYPGYAGELLVDQTSGASYNAYGVNGRKYLLPALFDPVSSTCSTLV
- the LOC119999357 gene encoding protein PHOSPHATE-INDUCED 1-like, with protein sequence MASFAYSLLLFQLVIVISLFHFSIAARRLTQDQDPSSIFQYHNGPLLTGKISINLIWYGKFKPSQRAIVSDFITAVSSTHPTTTNQPSVSTWWKTTDKYYHIAKTPNSLSFSLDKQILDENYSLGKSLTTQKIVQIASKGSQKDAINVVLTASDVSVDGFCSSRCGTHGSSMGGSQAKRSKFAYIWVGNSETQCPGQCAWPFHQPIYGPQSPPLIAPNNDVGMEGMVMNLASLLAGTATNPFGNGFFQGPKEAPLEAAAACPGIYGKGSYPGYAGELLVDQTSGASYNAYGVNGRKYLLPALFDPITSTCSTLV